A stretch of the Lolium perenne isolate Kyuss_39 chromosome 3, Kyuss_2.0, whole genome shotgun sequence genome encodes the following:
- the LOC127342528 gene encoding uncharacterized protein, with translation MVKMRKASCSVPLVLALLAFLSCLFLAHAAVASGSRKMLLSREGDLAAVVLSGGAQEVPTSTPDQEVAAEGRLPLRQADDEEMVMARRVDLQTEDYPPSGANGRHDPRNPH, from the exons ATGGTGAAGATGAGGAAGGCGAGCTGCTCGGTTCCTCTCGTGCTGGCGCTGCTTGCCTTCCTCTCCTGCCTCTTCCTCGCTCACG CGGCGGTGGCCAGCGGCAGCCGCAAGATGCTGCTGTCCAGGGAAGGTGATCTGGCGGCCGTTGTCCTGTCCGGTGGGGCGCaggaggtgccgacatcgacgccGGATCAGGAGGTGGCGGCGGAAGGAAGGCTTCCCCTGCGGCAGGCCGACGACGAGGAGATGGTGATGGCGAGGAGGGTGGACCTGCAGACGGAGGACTACCCTCCGTCCGGGGCCAACGGCCGCCATGATCCACGGAACCCGCATTAA
- the LOC139838005 gene encoding uncharacterized protein has protein sequence MSSSSDAAPSGGSLERTVQEKLTRENFLVWKAVILPAIRGARLYGYLDGSIKAPPEEITVERDIGGKKTTETVENPAYVTWNEKDQQVLGYLLSSLSREVLVQVTEHQTAHTAWAAIQEMYASQSRARVMGLRRALGDLKKREMSAPVYFNKVKALTDELAMAGKKMDEDDVINAVLNGLDAEFNPLVEAINARLELGITLGEVYAMFLATDARIESQNADSSTGGFSVNLASRGGHGGYGGNRGRGGHRGGRNSRGYDGRNQGQGSGYGQGGGYGQGGGYGNNGGSGGGHYNNSSNNSRQGNRSRYEGPPCQICNKPGHPAYKCFKRFNRSFITPESQANVVTSEPSYGVDTNWYIDTGATDHVTGELDKPAVRDRYTGNDKVHTASGQGAQLRAELLLLPSVLRNPTISESGDELRHDHMSITADFSGENSVQDSSDAEYPRGNSEDVFPAASEEDLTASSWESTSPASPGHEHARPASLGQASPVPPHGDPLAGTPSLDRVMADQSDSISPASSNQSQPTENAGSTLLGSDHLPGSAVPNTSLVADVAPLRPHTRAQSGIVCPKEITDGRIRWCKFCSTGEPDNVHEALGDDKWKIAMDDEYSALMNNQTWRLVPRPLRGNIIDCKWVYKIKRHSDGTVDRYKARLVAKGFKQRYGIDYEDTFSPVVKAATIHLILSLAVSQNWVMRQLDVKNAFLHGVLEEEVYMRQPPGYEDSQHPGYVCKLDKALYGLKQAPRAWYSRLSSKLSDLGFLASKADTSLFYYRRHRVTMFMLIYVDDIIVISTSTSAIDAVLKDLRMDFALKDLGSLHYFLGIEVQHMPHGLILSQQQYIFDVLKRVGMGDCKGVTTPLSTSEKLSLTEGELLAAEDATKYRSIVGALQYVTLTRPDISFSVNKVCQFLHAPTTLHWTAVKRILRYLKHTKSLGLKLVKSESTLVSAFSDADWAGCPDDRRSTGGFAVFLGCNLVSWSARKQATVSRSSTEAEYKSLANATAEVIWVQTLLTELGIDHPKAASLWCDNLGAMYLSANPVFHARTKHIEVDYHFVRERVANKLLDIRFIPTGDQVADGFTKPLSARQLELFRRNLNLDKL, from the exons ATGTCGTCGTCATCGGATGCAGCACCGTCTGGAGGCTCCCTCGAGCGGACCGTGCAGGAGAAGCTAACGAGGGAAAATTTCCTCGTCTGGAAGGCAGTGATACTGCCGGCGATCAGAGGTGCTCGGCTCTACGGGTACCTCGATGGATCAATCAAAGCACCGCCTGAAGAGATCACCGTCGAGCGTGACATTGGCGGCAAGAAGACCACGGAAACGGTGGAGAATCCCGCTTACGTAACATGGAACGAAAAGGACCAGCAAGTCCTCGGATACCTGCTGAGCTCTCTCTCCCGCGAAGTTCTGGTGCAGGTCACCGAACACCAGACGGCTCATACGGCCTGGGCAGCAATACAGGAGATGTATGCATCTCAATCTCGGGCGCGAGTCATGGGACTGCGCCGTGCTCTCGGCGATCTCAAGAAGCGAGAGATGAGCGCTCCTGTGTACTTTAATAAGGTCAAGGCGCTAACAGATGAGTTGGCCATGGCCGGCAAGAAGATGGACGAAGACGACGTCATCAATGCCGTCCTGAACGGGCTCGATGCTGAGTTCAATCCGTTGGTTGAGGCTATCAACGCCCGCCTAGAGCTGGGCATCACACTCGGTGAGGTTTATGCAATGTTTCTCGCTACTGATGCGCGCATTGAGTCGCAGAACGCCGACTCCAGTACTGGTGGATTCTCGGTCAACCTCGCTTCACGGGGTGGACATGGCGGCTATGGTGGAAACCGTGGTCGTGGTGGACATCGTGGTGGCCGTAATTCTCGTGGCTACGACGGGCGCAATCAAGGTCAAGGAAGTGGCTATGGACAAGGAGGTGGCTACGGGCAAGGGGGCGGCTATGGCAACAACGGCGGCAGTGGTGGTGGCCACTACAATAACAGCAGCAACAATTCTCGTCAAGGCAACCGCTCCCGCTATGAAGGACCTCCCTGTCAAATCTGCAACAAACCGGGACATCCGGCCTACAAGTGCTTCAAGCGGTTTAATCGCTCCTTCATCACCCCTGAATCTCAAGCAAATGTGGTGACCTCTGAGCCATCCTATGGAGTAGATACTAATTGGTACATCGACACCGGCGCAACTGATCATGTCACTGGCGAGCTTGACAAACCCGCGGTTCGTGATCGCTACACCGGGAACGACAAAGTCCACACTGCTAGTGGACAAG GCGCACAGCTCCGCGCTGAACTTTTACTTCTTCCCTCTGTTCTTCGTAATCCCACTATTTCAGAATCAGGAGATGAACTTCGTCATGATCATATGTCTATTACCGCTGATTTTTCTGGTGAAAATAGTGTGCAGGATTCATCTGATGCAGAATATCCGCGTGGCAATTCCGAGGATGTTTTCCCTGCCGCGTCTGAGGAAGACCTCACCGCATCGTCCTGGGAGTCTACATCGCCCGCCTCCCCAGGTCACGAGCATGCACGACCAGCCTCGCTGGGTCAAGCTTCTCCTGTGCCACCACATGGCGACCCACTTGCTGGCACTCCTTCCCTGGACCGCGTCATGGCCGATCAGTCAGACTCCATCAGCCCAGCTTCCTCCAATCAATCACAGCCCACGGAAAATGCTGGATCAACATTGCTAGGATCGGATCACCTGCCTGGATCTGCTGTGCCAAATACttctcttgttgctgatgttgcgcCCTTGCGTCCTCATACACGTGCTCAAAGTGGTATTGTTTGTCCTAAAGAAATTACTGATGGTCGAATTCGTTGGTGTAAATTTTGCAGTACAGGTGAACCTGATAATGTGCATGAGGCGCTTGGTGATGACAAGTGGAAAATTGCTATGGATGATGAGTACTCTGCCTTGATGAATAATCAGACTTGGCGCCTTGTTCCTCGGCCCCTTCGTGGtaatattatagattgcaagtggGTTTATAAAATCAAACGTCATTCTGATGGTACGGTTGATCGGTATAAAGCCAGGTTAGTTGCAAAAGGTTTTAAACAGCGGTATGgcattgattatgaagatactttTAGTCCTGTGGTTAAGGCAGCGACAATTCATCTCATCTTGTCTCTAGCTGTTTCACAAAATTGGGTAATGCGTCAGTTAGATGTGAAGAATGCGTTCCTTCATGGCGTTCTGGAAGAAGAGGTATACATGAGACAACCTCCTGGGTACGAAGATAGTCAGCATCCAGGTTATGTAtgcaagcttgataaagctctcTATGGGCTCAAACAAGCTCCGCGTGCTTGGTATTCCCGGTTATCTTCCAAGCTCTCTGATCTTGGTTTTCTTGCTTCCAAAGCAGATACCTCACTATTCTATTATCGCAGACATCGTGTTACTATGTTTATGCTcatttatgttgatgatattattgtcATCAGTACTTCGACTTCGGCGATTGATGCCGTTCTTAAGGATTTGCGCATGGATTTTGCGCTTAAGGATCTTGGCTCTCTACATTACTTCCTTGGTATTGAGGTTCAGCATATGCCACATGGTCTTATTTTGTCTCAACAACAGTATATCTTCGATGTGTTGAAGCGTGTTGGCATGGGGGACTGTAAAGGTGTTACTACCCCGCTTTCAACATCTGAGAAACTATCTCTCACAGAAGGAGAATTACTCGCTGCTGAAGATGCTACCAAATATAGGAGCATTGTTGGAGCTTTACAGTATGTTACTTTGACACGTCCAGATATATCTTTTTCAGTTAATAAAGTGTGTCAATTTTTGCATGCGCCTACTACCCTTCATTGGACAGCAGTCAAACGGATTCTCAGGTATCTCAAGCATACAAAGTCTCTTGGTTTAAAACTTGTAAAATCTGAGTCTACCTTAGTCAGTGCATTCTCGGATGCCGACTGGGCAGGCTGTCCTGATGATAGGAGATCGACTGGAGGCTTTGCAGTTTTTCTAGGATGTAATCTTGTTTCCTGGAGTGCACGTAAGCAGGCAACTGTTTCAAGGTCAAGTACAGAGGCTGAGTATAAATCTTTGGCAAATGCTACTGCTGAAGTAATATGGGTTCAAACCTTATTAACAGAACTTGGTATAGATCATCCAAAGGCAGCGTCATTATGGTGTGACAATCTAGGAGCAATGTATCTTTCAGCCAATCCAGTTTTCCATGCAAGAACAAAGCATATAGAGGTGGACTACCACTTTGTTAGAGAAAGAGTTGCTAATAAGCTCTTGGACATTAGGTTTATTCCTACAGGTGATCAAGTTGCAGATGGTTTCACTAAACCATTATCAGCTAGGCAGCTAGAGCTCTTTAGACGCAATCTCAACTTAGATAAGTTgtga